One Fusobacterium nucleatum genomic window carries:
- a CDS encoding toxin-antitoxin system YwqK family antitoxin: MKKGILLLALIFTACVNLEERGVSTGGEVKEIKTTETNIKTSKNYEKRNGVLYVDNVLANGKQEYKEKNGVIIKGNYREGLPDGVQEKYYPSGKMYGKINIINNKTEGTETNYYENGKTLSQLDYTQGKLISGKIYYENGDLLSKIEGKKMTIYYSSGKKLFTMDKSDVAVYHENGKEVFSNSDEGIKINGETAKKSLLDMFSKENLLKTALFLLTSDTVQATYKNGKPSIQLQGTTAVMYYESGKILLELSPSLDGTVNSKIYYENGQLMQVEDRNKSGRSVKVYDKAGNLISNTTYSKEHEIRQIF; this comes from the coding sequence ATGAAAAAAGGAATTTTATTATTAGCATTAATTTTTACAGCTTGTGTAAATTTAGAAGAGCGAGGAGTTAGTACAGGGGGAGAAGTTAAAGAAATAAAAACTACTGAGACCAATATAAAAACAAGTAAAAATTATGAAAAAAGAAATGGAGTCTTATATGTAGATAATGTCCTTGCAAATGGAAAACAGGAGTATAAAGAAAAAAATGGAGTCATAATAAAAGGAAATTATAGAGAAGGTCTACCTGATGGAGTACAAGAAAAATATTATCCTAGTGGTAAGATGTATGGAAAAATTAATATAATAAATAACAAGACAGAGGGGACAGAAACAAATTATTATGAAAATGGTAAGACTCTTTCTCAATTAGACTATACACAAGGAAAATTAATTTCTGGAAAAATATACTATGAAAATGGAGATTTACTTTCTAAAATTGAGGGTAAAAAGATGACTATTTACTATTCGAGTGGAAAGAAATTATTTACTATGGATAAGTCAGATGTAGCAGTATATCATGAAAACGGAAAAGAAGTTTTTTCTAATTCAGATGAAGGAATAAAAATAAATGGAGAAACAGCTAAAAAATCTCTTTTAGATATGTTTTCAAAAGAAAATCTATTAAAAACCGCCCTTTTCTTATTAACTTCTGATACAGTACAAGCTACATATAAAAATGGGAAACCGTCTATACAACTACAAGGTACAACAGCAGTTATGTACTATGAAAGTGGAAAAATCTTATTAGAATTATCTCCAAGTTTAGATGGAACAGTAAATAGTAAAATATATTATGAAAATGGACAATTAATGCAAGTTGAAGATAGAAATAAATCAGGTAGAAGTGTCAAAGTATATGATAAAGCAGGAAATTTAATATCTAATACTACTTATTCAAAAGAGCATGAGATAAGACAAATATTTTAA
- a CDS encoding toxin-antitoxin system YwqK family antitoxin has translation MKKLLSVLLLIFAMLLSACGGVKYEYKDGMMYGDGKGATGTFEFKSGKYKVKGKFVDGVPDGLFEEYYSDGSIMIKDTYINGENTREELYYKNGQLMAISADDEGLKLYYDDGQLIMTHNGKIGESIIYHENGKPLMTTNKNESAIYNENDELVFKIQNDELVDIGFSLRNLEDGSFEMVKDNKAVAKIDANGEVINYLYSTGEPMIKINDTTGVSEIFFKNGNIFVRMGDGKNILNYKDGKPLYEMEGDSWKVYNEEGDKISSDFELVTDIKKID, from the coding sequence ATGAAAAAATTATTATCAGTATTATTACTAATCTTTGCAATGTTATTATCTGCATGTGGTGGAGTAAAATATGAATACAAAGATGGTATGATGTATGGAGATGGAAAAGGTGCAACAGGTACATTTGAATTTAAGTCAGGAAAATATAAAGTTAAAGGAAAATTTGTAGATGGTGTACCTGATGGATTATTTGAAGAATACTATTCAGATGGAAGTATTATGATAAAAGATACCTATATAAATGGAGAAAATACAAGGGAAGAATTATACTATAAGAATGGTCAGTTAATGGCTATTTCAGCAGATGATGAAGGTTTAAAACTTTATTATGATGATGGACAACTTATTATGACTCATAATGGTAAAATAGGGGAAAGTATAATTTATCATGAAAATGGAAAGCCTCTAATGACTACTAATAAGAATGAATCAGCTATATATAATGAAAATGATGAATTGGTATTTAAAATTCAAAATGATGAGTTAGTGGATATAGGTTTTTCTTTAAGAAATTTAGAAGATGGGTCATTTGAAATGGTAAAAGATAATAAAGCTGTAGCTAAGATAGATGCTAATGGAGAAGTTATAAACTATTTATACTCAACTGGTGAACCAATGATAAAAATTAATGATACAACAGGAGTAAGTGAAATTTTCTTTAAAAATGGAAATATTTTTGTGAGAATGGGAGATGGCAAAAATATTTTAAATTATAAGGATGGAAAACCTTTATATGAAATGGAAGGAGATTCATGGAAAGTCTATAATGAAGAAGGAGATAAGATTAGTAGTGATTTTGAATTAGTTACAGATATAAAAAAGATAGATTAA
- a CDS encoding adhesion protein FadA, producing the protein MKKFLLLAVLAVSASAFAATDAASLVGELQTLDAEYQNLAGQEEARFEEERAQAEAARQALAQNEQVYNELSQRAQRLQAEANTRFYKSQYQELASKYEEALKKLEAEMEQQKAIISDFEKIQALRAGN; encoded by the coding sequence ATGAAAAAATTTTTATTATTAGCAGTATTAGCAGTTTCTGCTTCAGCTTTTGCAGCAACTGATGCAGCAAGTTTAGTAGGTGAGTTACAAACATTAGATGCTGAATACCAAAACTTAGCAGGTCAAGAGGAAGCAAGATTTGAAGAAGAAAGAGCACAAGCTGAGGCTGCTAGACAAGCACTAGCACAAAATGAACAAGTTTACAATGAATTATCTCAAAGAGCTCAAAGACTTCAAGCAGAAGCTAACACAAGATTTTATAAATCTCAATATCAAGAATTAGCTTCTAAATATGAAGAAGCTTTAAAGAAATTAGAAGCTGAAATGGAACAACAAAAAGCTATTATTTCTGACTTCGAAAAAATTCAAGCTTTAAGAGCTGGTAACTAA